The Amylolactobacillus amylophilus DSM 20533 = JCM 1125 genome contains a region encoding:
- a CDS encoding ATP-dependent nuclease, which translates to MKYRSMKIENFRKFHNINFTFGQRITVISGENGIGKSSLLSLIASTTGTNSRDQPRRLNGIAFRPEFSELFKISEKEDYKSYRLFIDYDQMINTQYYLTKRIGFNDYTAANRGIRPLPRTSIPIDSQTDVTQKQAIEDAKEAFDITDSKRIQVPTIYLSLSRLLPLGETELKSTQVAKNNNIFRKNYADFFAKCYNSVLPNSIDPENVTAYFVEKERLGKKHLVLTIKDTTNDTQSVGQDNLSSIVSALTDFYAIKENDPTNYNGGVLCIDELDASLHPSAVLRLWNLLVILSNDLNLQIVITTHSLTILKEIIKLDVPNQSDFRLVYFKDTNIPRVSKQNDYELLKADLFNQISFRGPEIKIYCEDKSTSDTLDLLLDAAKSLELPFGNPNVTITSVNVSLGKNHLKTLVEKDDYFKSILIVLDGDARLRNGIDNNEALQNTEFSKGFHTSNPNADNIIFLPTFCPPEIFLFNILKDYANDPIKHQKFWNSLEYTSQLSLYTSSKIQEKFNTISKNSFEEIHESIKWWKNIIDFFSKTHLLQDYFGEQNNRLVLEEFIKHYNNALRAVDKKNKSHLFG; encoded by the coding sequence ATGAAATATCGTAGTATGAAAATTGAAAACTTTCGGAAGTTTCATAATATCAATTTTACCTTTGGACAGAGAATTACTGTAATATCAGGAGAGAATGGGATTGGTAAATCAAGTCTGCTATCGCTTATTGCTTCTACGACTGGAACTAACAGTCGTGATCAGCCAAGAAGATTAAACGGAATAGCATTCAGGCCTGAATTCTCAGAGCTATTCAAAATTTCTGAAAAAGAAGATTATAAATCATATCGTTTGTTTATTGATTATGATCAAATGATTAACACTCAATACTATCTAACCAAACGAATTGGATTTAATGATTATACTGCAGCTAATCGTGGTATCAGACCACTTCCAAGAACTTCTATCCCTATTGACAGTCAAACTGACGTTACACAGAAACAAGCAATTGAAGATGCAAAAGAAGCATTCGACATAACTGATTCTAAAAGGATACAAGTACCAACAATTTATCTGAGCCTTTCAAGACTATTACCGCTTGGCGAAACCGAACTAAAATCTACCCAAGTAGCAAAAAATAATAACATTTTTAGAAAAAATTACGCTGACTTTTTTGCCAAATGTTATAATTCCGTTTTACCCAATTCCATTGACCCAGAGAATGTCACAGCTTATTTTGTTGAAAAAGAGAGGCTTGGAAAAAAACATTTAGTTTTAACTATCAAAGATACAACAAACGACACACAATCAGTCGGACAAGATAACCTAAGCAGTATAGTGTCGGCGTTGACGGACTTCTATGCAATAAAAGAAAATGATCCCACCAACTATAATGGCGGCGTTTTATGCATTGATGAGTTAGATGCCTCTCTTCATCCAAGCGCCGTCTTACGTTTGTGGAACTTATTAGTTATTCTCTCAAACGACTTAAATTTGCAAATAGTTATAACCACACATTCACTCACAATTTTGAAAGAAATCATTAAACTTGATGTTCCGAATCAAAGCGATTTTCGACTTGTCTATTTTAAAGATACTAATATCCCACGTGTCTCAAAACAAAATGACTATGAATTACTAAAAGCAGATTTGTTTAATCAGATCTCATTTAGAGGCCCCGAAATTAAAATATATTGTGAAGACAAAAGTACGTCAGATACTTTAGACTTATTATTAGACGCTGCAAAATCTCTTGAGTTACCTTTTGGAAATCCCAATGTAACAATTACAAGCGTAAACGTAAGCCTTGGGAAGAATCATCTCAAAACCTTAGTAGAAAAAGATGACTATTTTAAGTCCATTCTTATTGTTTTAGATGGAGATGCAAGACTAAGAAACGGAATTGATAATAATGAAGCATTGCAGAATACAGAATTTAGCAAAGGCTTTCATACCAGCAACCCAAATGCGGATAATATCATTTTTTTGCCTACTTTTTGTCCTCCGGAGATATTCCTATTTAATATCTTAAAAGACTACGCTAATGATCCTATTAAACACCAAAAATTTTGGAATTCCTTGGAGTATACTTCACAATTATCATTATACACAAGCTCGAAGATTCAAGAAAAGTTCAACACCATCTCAAAAAATTCTTTTGAAGAAATACATGAGAGTATAAAATGGTGGAAAAATATTATCGATTTCTTTAGTAAAACACACTTATTGCAAGATTATTTTGGCGAGCAAAATAATCGACTGGTATTGGAAGAATTCATTAA
- a CDS encoding Ltp family lipoprotein → MAKKVTGEDGKTYKVKKPFYKRIWFWVLAVIVVAGIGSSLGGGGDKESTSSADTSEKTEQSSSKSKEKSSSSKKVDVPAEYKSALAKAKSYASMMNMSKQGVYDQLTSEAGEQFSAEAAQYAIDNVKADWNKNALEKAKSYATTMDMSKQSVQEQLVSSSGEKFTQEEANYAMGKVKADWKKNALAKAKSYQEDMSMSPDAIRDQLTSSSGEKFTSEEAEYAIQHLND, encoded by the coding sequence ATGGCGAAAAAAGTAACGGGCGAAGATGGAAAGACATATAAGGTAAAGAAACCTTTCTACAAACGAATTTGGTTCTGGGTACTTGCGGTAATCGTGGTGGCTGGAATTGGATCTTCACTAGGCGGGGGCGGAGATAAAGAATCTACATCATCTGCTGATACATCAGAAAAGACAGAACAATCGTCTAGTAAAAGTAAAGAAAAATCATCATCATCCAAAAAGGTTGATGTACCTGCTGAATACAAATCAGCTTTGGCAAAGGCCAAATCATATGCATCAATGATGAACATGTCTAAACAAGGAGTATATGATCAATTAACTTCAGAAGCCGGTGAACAATTCAGTGCTGAAGCAGCACAGTATGCAATTGATAACGTGAAAGCTGATTGGAATAAAAATGCGCTTGAAAAGGCTAAGTCGTATGCAACAACAATGGATATGTCAAAACAATCTGTCCAAGAACAACTAGTATCATCATCCGGTGAGAAATTCACCCAAGAAGAAGCAAACTACGCTATGGGGAAAGTTAAGGCAGACTGGAAAAAGAATGCGTTAGCTAAGGCTAAAAGCTATCAGGAAGACATGTCAATGTCACCAGATGCAATTCGTGACCAACTAACTTCGTCTTCTGGTGAAAAATTTACCTCTGAAGAAGCAGAATATGCAATACAACACTTGAACGACTAG